In a single window of the Caulobacter soli genome:
- a CDS encoding tetratricopeptide repeat protein, giving the protein MSRVRDTQISASALAIAQESVAHAVNLGFKAVAGDAASTEALARLDRQTSEVRNDKTAQLLAQSIHAMQNRDFAKGEKLALKALERDDKLGVAWHVLGIAREKIGDFAGSMRCYEAALKLLPDHGPVAGDLGRLAYRLDMPEIAAKFFMHFLVAKPGDLEGINNLAASLRDLNRCDEAIEVLRPAINDNPEQAVLWNTLGTVMCSMGDGKTALTFFDEALRLAPDFGKAYHNRGYARLDLGDVEGALVDCDAAIARAEHAEDLATMQFGRATILLGLGRIEEGWKTYEARFSPDMVDAPRFSIEAKRWHPGMALAGKSLMICAEQGLGDEVMFANMLPDVIETLGPDGALTLAVERRLIPLFERSFPDAAVFPHKTVSFEGRVYRGAPEIEDWSGIDLWTPLGDLLEVFRPSLTSFPNRPNFLEADPARVEHWRRTLESAPPGPKVGLLWKSLKLDGERARQFSPFMLWRPVLDVPGITFVNLQYGNCAEEIALAKEQFGVDIWQPPGIDLKQDLDDVAALCRAMDLIIGFSNATTNLAGATGAPIWMLTGAAAWTRLGSPNWPWYPQTRCFITADYNDWNPTMREVGDALRDRYPNG; this is encoded by the coding sequence ATGTCCCGCGTTCGCGACACCCAGATCTCGGCCAGCGCGCTGGCCATCGCCCAGGAATCCGTCGCCCACGCCGTTAACCTCGGTTTCAAGGCGGTGGCGGGCGACGCCGCCTCGACCGAAGCCCTGGCGCGTCTGGATCGCCAGACCAGCGAGGTGCGCAACGACAAGACCGCCCAGCTGCTGGCCCAGTCCATCCACGCCATGCAGAACCGCGATTTCGCCAAGGGCGAAAAGCTGGCGCTGAAGGCCCTGGAGCGCGACGACAAGCTGGGCGTGGCCTGGCACGTGCTGGGCATCGCTCGCGAGAAGATCGGCGACTTCGCCGGCTCGATGCGCTGCTACGAAGCGGCTCTGAAACTGTTACCCGACCACGGCCCGGTCGCCGGCGACCTGGGCCGCCTGGCCTATCGCCTGGACATGCCGGAGATCGCCGCCAAGTTCTTCATGCACTTTCTGGTCGCCAAGCCCGGCGACCTGGAGGGGATCAACAACCTGGCGGCGTCTCTGCGCGACCTCAATCGTTGCGATGAAGCCATCGAGGTTCTGCGCCCGGCGATCAACGACAATCCCGAGCAGGCGGTGCTGTGGAACACCCTGGGCACGGTGATGTGCAGCATGGGCGACGGCAAGACGGCCCTGACCTTCTTCGACGAGGCGCTGCGACTGGCCCCGGACTTCGGCAAGGCCTACCACAACCGCGGCTACGCCAGGCTCGACCTGGGCGATGTCGAGGGCGCCCTGGTCGACTGCGACGCCGCCATAGCGCGGGCCGAACACGCCGAGGACCTGGCGACCATGCAGTTTGGCCGGGCCACCATCCTGCTGGGCCTGGGTCGGATCGAGGAGGGCTGGAAGACCTACGAGGCGCGGTTCTCCCCGGACATGGTCGACGCGCCCCGCTTCTCGATCGAGGCCAAGCGCTGGCATCCGGGCATGGCGTTGGCCGGCAAGTCGCTGATGATCTGCGCCGAACAGGGCCTGGGCGACGAGGTGATGTTCGCCAACATGCTGCCCGACGTGATCGAGACCTTGGGTCCCGACGGCGCCCTGACCCTCGCGGTCGAGCGCCGGCTGATCCCGCTGTTCGAGCGCTCATTCCCCGACGCCGCCGTCTTCCCGCACAAGACGGTCTCGTTCGAGGGTCGCGTCTATCGCGGCGCGCCCGAGATCGAGGATTGGAGCGGAATCGACCTCTGGACGCCCCTGGGCGACCTGCTCGAGGTCTTCCGTCCCAGCCTGACCTCGTTCCCGAACCGTCCGAACTTCCTCGAAGCCGACCCGGCGCGGGTCGAGCATTGGCGGCGGACGCTGGAAAGCGCTCCCCCGGGCCCGAAGGTCGGCCTGCTGTGGAAGAGCCTGAAGCTGGACGGCGAACGCGCCCGGCAGTTCTCGCCCTTCATGCTGTGGCGGCCGGTGCTCGATGTTCCCGGGATCACCTTCGTCAATCTGCAGTACGGTAACTGCGCCGAAGAAATCGCCCTGGCCAAGGAACAGTTCGGCGTCGACATCTGGCAGCCGCCGGGCATCGACCTGAAGCAGGACCTCGACGACGTCGCCGCCCTGTGCCGCGCCATGGACCTGATCATCGGCTTTTCCAACGCCACCACCAACCTGGCGGGCGCGACCGGCGCGCCGATCTGGATGCTGACCGGCGCCGCGGCCTGGACGCGGCTGGGGTCGCCCAACTGGCCCTGGTATCCCCAGACCCGCTGCTTCATCACGGCCGACTACAACGACTGGAACCCGACCATGCGGGAGGTCGGCGACGCCCTGCGCGACCGCTATCCCAACGGCTGA
- the flbT gene encoding flagellar biosynthesis repressor FlbT, with protein MPLKLSLKPGEKFVLNGAVVQNGDRRGVLVLQNKASVLREKDIMQPDEATTPARRIYFPVMMMYLDESGAERQYEEFATRLTEFMGVVRNPDVLSDCIAISKHVMAREYYKALMLSRKLIEYEDQRLGHVS; from the coding sequence GTGCCATTGAAGCTGTCGCTGAAACCCGGCGAGAAATTCGTGCTGAACGGCGCGGTGGTCCAGAATGGCGACCGTCGTGGCGTCTTGGTGCTTCAGAACAAGGCCTCGGTGCTGCGTGAGAAGGACATCATGCAGCCCGACGAAGCCACGACGCCGGCGCGTCGGATCTATTTCCCGGTCATGATGATGTACCTGGACGAGTCCGGAGCCGAGCGTCAGTACGAGGAATTCGCGACCCGCCTGACTGAATTCATGGGGGTCGTGCGCAATCCGGACGTGCTGAGCGATTGCATCGCCATCTCAAAGCACGTGATGGCGCGCGAGTACTACAAGGCGCTCATGCTGAGCCGTAAGCTCATCGAATACGAAGATCAGAGGTTGGGGCATGTCTCTTAG
- a CDS encoding flagellin, with protein MMNSINTNAGAMIALQNLNATNSELQTTQQRINTGKKISTAKDNGAIWSMAKMQSATSSSLNAVKDSLQRGQSTIDVGLAAGDTVTDLLGKMKEKALAASDTSLNSASFNALVSDFNSLRDQITKAVTNAKFNGVSLVDGTTTKLQFLSNSDGAAYTVNAKTLSLTGLKLTSTSSFSTAAAAKSMIDTITTSLTTATNKLASLGTSSTGLDMHLTFTGKLQDSLDAGVGNLIDADLAKESAKLQSLQTKQQLGVQALSIANQTPQSILSLFK; from the coding sequence ATGATGAACTCGATCAACACCAATGCCGGCGCCATGATCGCGCTGCAAAACCTGAACGCAACCAACTCGGAGCTCCAAACCACTCAGCAACGCATCAACACTGGCAAGAAGATCTCGACCGCCAAGGACAACGGCGCGATCTGGTCGATGGCCAAGATGCAAAGCGCGACCTCGAGCTCGTTGAACGCCGTGAAGGATTCTCTCCAACGCGGTCAGTCCACGATCGATGTCGGCCTTGCCGCTGGCGACACCGTCACGGATCTGCTCGGCAAGATGAAGGAAAAGGCCCTGGCCGCTTCCGACACCTCGCTGAACTCCGCCTCGTTCAACGCCCTGGTGTCGGACTTCAACAGCCTCCGCGACCAGATCACCAAGGCCGTGACGAACGCCAAGTTCAACGGTGTCAGCCTTGTCGACGGCACGACCACCAAGTTGCAGTTCCTCAGCAACTCGGACGGCGCCGCCTACACGGTCAACGCCAAGACCCTGTCGCTCACCGGCCTGAAGCTCACCTCGACGTCGTCGTTCTCGACGGCCGCTGCGGCCAAGTCGATGATCGACACGATCACCACGTCTCTGACCACGGCGACCAACAAGCTGGCCAGCCTGGGTACGAGCTCGACGGGCCTGGACATGCACCTGACCTTCACGGGTAAGCTGCAGGACAGCCTGGACGCTGGTGTGGGTAACCTGATCGACGCGGATCTGGCCAAGGAAAGCGCGAAGCTGCAGTCGCTGCAGACCAAGCAGCAACTGGGCGTGCAAGCTCTCTCGATCGCGAACCAGACGCCTCAGTCGATCCTTTCGCTGTTCAAGTGA
- the flaF gene encoding flagellar biosynthesis regulator FlaF, with protein MSLRAYQQTATRTENPREMEYRLFGQVTRALLAASEAPADDIATRIDALDWNRRVWSALATDCSLPENTLPMQLRASIISLSLWVGRHSSAIMRKEEDFEPLIEINRMIMQGLAGRADGV; from the coding sequence ATGTCTCTTAGGGCCTATCAACAGACGGCGACGCGGACGGAAAATCCGCGTGAGATGGAGTACCGTCTGTTCGGTCAGGTGACGCGCGCGCTGTTGGCGGCGTCCGAGGCTCCGGCCGACGACATCGCCACGCGGATCGACGCGCTGGACTGGAACCGCCGGGTCTGGTCGGCCCTGGCGACCGATTGCTCGCTGCCGGAAAACACTTTGCCGATGCAGCTGCGCGCCAGCATCATTTCGCTGAGCCTTTGGGTCGGCCGTCACTCCAGCGCCATCATGCGCAAGGAGGAGGATTTCGAGCCGCTGATCGAGATCAATCGCATGATCATGCAAGGCTTGGCCGGTCGCGCGGACGGGGTCTGA